A region from the Thermoanaerobaculia bacterium genome encodes:
- a CDS encoding glycogen/starch/alpha-glucan phosphorylase has translation MGDFKGFQGDVLRHARSSLGQEPSELSNGEWFRAVALAARDRLLEGRLQTEKRYRATRRKRVYYLSMEFLVGRLLEESLINLGLLDDARRALDPLGVDFDAILRAEPDAALGNGGLGRLAACFLESMATLGIAGFGYGILYEFGIFRQAIVDGAQRERPDQWLRFGSPWLVERPDESCLVPLYGRVEGGSDSRGAYNPLWLDWRLLVGVPHDLPVAGFGGETVNSLRLFSARASDQFDMDVFNEGDYLRAVEGKIAAETVSKVLYPSDSFEAGRELRLVQEIFLVCCALRDALRRDLASGGAPASLADRVAIQLNDTHPAFAVVELMRLLVDEREEPWERAWATTQAVLAYTNHTLMAEALERWPVALVERVAPRHLEILYEINRRFLEDVAARWPGDVGRLARMSIVEEQPVRQVRMANLAIVGSHSVNGVARLHSQLVRDELVPDFVALWPERFNNKTNGVSFRRWLLVANPALSALICEAIGEAWIKDGSELRRLAPFADEDAFLERTQLVKAGNKRRLSAQLATLPGPRLDPERLLDVQVKRIHEYKRQLLNVLCVLDEYLTLIEDGVPPPAPRSILIAGKAAPGYALAKQIIRLAHAVAALLAGDPRARPWLELVFVPDYRVTLAETIIPAGELSEQISTAGTEASGTSNMKFALNGALTIGTLDGATVEMSEAIGAENLFLFGLRSEEIAAHRRIGSYRPRELYRKDPGIRRTLDTLASPAIAGGEFAWLRDRLLDDDAYFLLADWAAYRDARRSAGLAWLDRRAWTRKAVLGIASMGYFSSDRAIAEYAAGIWGVDP, from the coding sequence ATGGGTGATTTCAAGGGCTTCCAGGGCGACGTCCTGCGGCACGCCAGAAGCTCGCTCGGCCAGGAGCCGAGCGAGCTCTCGAACGGCGAGTGGTTTCGCGCCGTTGCGCTCGCCGCTCGTGACCGCCTGCTCGAAGGCCGCCTCCAGACCGAGAAGCGCTACCGGGCAACTCGACGCAAGCGCGTCTACTACCTCTCCATGGAGTTCCTGGTCGGCCGGCTCCTCGAAGAGTCGCTGATCAACCTCGGCCTGCTCGACGACGCTCGCAGGGCGCTCGACCCGCTGGGGGTGGACTTCGACGCGATCCTGCGCGCCGAGCCCGACGCTGCGCTGGGCAACGGCGGTCTCGGCCGCTTGGCGGCCTGCTTTCTCGAGTCGATGGCCACCTTGGGCATTGCCGGATTCGGCTACGGCATCCTCTACGAGTTCGGTATCTTCCGTCAGGCGATCGTCGATGGCGCTCAGCGCGAGCGCCCCGATCAGTGGCTCCGCTTCGGCTCACCTTGGCTGGTCGAGCGGCCGGACGAATCCTGCCTGGTGCCACTCTATGGCCGGGTCGAGGGCGGCAGCGACTCGCGCGGCGCCTACAATCCGCTCTGGCTCGACTGGCGCCTGCTCGTCGGAGTGCCTCACGATCTGCCGGTGGCGGGCTTCGGCGGCGAGACGGTGAACAGCCTCCGCCTGTTCTCCGCCCGTGCCTCTGACCAGTTCGATATGGACGTCTTCAACGAGGGCGACTACCTCCGGGCCGTCGAGGGCAAGATCGCGGCCGAGACCGTCTCCAAGGTGCTCTATCCCTCCGACAGCTTCGAGGCCGGGCGGGAGCTGCGCCTCGTGCAGGAGATCTTCCTCGTCTGCTGCGCGCTGCGCGACGCGCTGCGACGCGACCTGGCCAGCGGCGGTGCGCCGGCGAGTCTCGCCGATCGCGTCGCGATCCAGCTCAACGACACCCATCCGGCATTCGCGGTCGTCGAGTTGATGCGCCTGCTCGTCGACGAGCGCGAAGAGCCCTGGGAGCGGGCTTGGGCGACCACCCAGGCGGTACTCGCCTATACCAATCACACGTTGATGGCCGAAGCTCTGGAGCGATGGCCGGTCGCGCTCGTGGAACGGGTCGCGCCGCGGCATCTCGAGATCCTCTACGAGATCAATCGCCGCTTTCTCGAGGACGTCGCAGCCCGCTGGCCGGGGGATGTCGGCCGCCTCGCGCGGATGTCGATCGTCGAAGAGCAGCCTGTCCGTCAGGTACGAATGGCGAATCTCGCGATCGTCGGCAGCCATTCGGTCAACGGCGTCGCGCGGTTGCACTCGCAGCTCGTCCGAGACGAGCTGGTGCCCGACTTCGTCGCGCTTTGGCCCGAGCGGTTCAACAACAAGACCAACGGAGTGAGCTTCCGCCGCTGGCTGCTGGTCGCCAACCCCGCCCTCTCGGCGCTCATCTGCGAGGCAATCGGCGAAGCCTGGATCAAGGATGGTTCTGAGCTCCGGCGGCTGGCTCCATTCGCGGACGAGGACGCCTTCCTCGAGCGGACACAGCTCGTCAAGGCAGGCAACAAGCGCCGCCTTTCCGCTCAACTCGCGACCCTGCCCGGTCCCCGCCTCGACCCCGAGCGACTGCTCGACGTCCAGGTCAAGCGGATCCACGAGTACAAGCGGCAACTACTCAACGTACTCTGTGTGCTCGACGAGTATCTGACGCTGATCGAGGACGGGGTCCCGCCGCCGGCGCCGCGCTCGATTCTGATCGCCGGCAAGGCCGCCCCGGGCTACGCTCTCGCCAAGCAGATCATCCGCCTGGCGCACGCCGTGGCCGCCCTGCTGGCGGGCGATCCGCGCGCACGACCTTGGCTGGAGCTCGTCTTCGTCCCCGACTATCGGGTGACGCTCGCCGAGACGATCATTCCGGCCGGGGAGCTCTCGGAACAGATCTCGACGGCGGGAACCGAGGCCTCGGGCACCAGCAACATGAAGTTCGCCCTCAACGGAGCTCTCACCATCGGCACGCTCGACGGCGCCACCGTCGAGATGAGCGAGGCGATCGGCGCCGAGAATCTCTTTCTCTTCGGACTGCGCTCCGAGGAGATCGCAGCACATCGCCGCATCGGCAGCTACCGTCCACGCGAGCTCTACCGAAAGGACCCGGGCATTCGTCGGACTCTCGACACACTCGCCAGCCCGGCGATCGCCGGTGGCGAATTCGCCTGGCTGCGTGACCGTCTGCTCGATGACGACGCCTACTTCCTTCTCGCCGATTGGGCCGCCTACCGTGACGCACGGCGCAGCGCGGGCCTCGCATGGCTGGATCGTCGCGCTTGGACTCGCAAGGCGGTTCTCGGCATCGCCAGCATGGGCTACTTCTCGAGTGATCGCGCGATCGCCGAGTACGCCGCGGGGATCTGGGGTGTCGATCCGTGA